The sequence CTTCCGATGCCGATGAAGGAAACCTTCAGGCCCGGGTTCAGAACGCCCCGCTCCATCGCGATGGCGGCGGTCACCGGCAGAGAAACGGTGCCCATATTGCCGAGGTAGGGGAACGTCGAGAAATCCTTGTCGATCGTGAGTCCGAGCCCCTGGAGAATCGCATCGCGGTTCGCGGAGGCGACCTGGTGGGAGATCAGCCGGTCGACCTCGCCGGCCGCCCAGTTCATCTCGGAATAAAACGCCTTGCCGATACGCGAAATGAGTTCGCTGCCGTGCTTCAGAAGGCCGATCGCGTTCGTCTCCATGATCTGCGGCGCGCGAGGCGGAACGTGGGTGTCCGCGCCCCAGCGGCACATGCGATGATGCTCGGGCGCGCCCATGGTGACGGCGCCGAGCAGTTGCGGCCGGCCGGGGCCGTACGAGCCGTCGCTGAGGACGACGCCGACCGCGCCCGAACCGCCGGTGAGCGTGGCGAGCGCACCCTTGAAGAACTCCATCGTGCCCTCGGCGAGCATGCGGTCCATCATGATGGTCGTGATCTCGCGGGCGGTCTCGCAGGCGACGACAATCCCGGCTTTGATCTGGCCGAGCTCGATGCGGTTCGCCACATCGATGATGCCGGTCATGACGCCCAGACAGGCGTTCGACACGTCGTGAATCACCGTCGATGCCTTGACGCCAAGCTGCGCCGCGACGCCGCAGGCCGTGGCCGGCTCGAAGTTGTCGCGGCAGACGCCGCCGTACACGACGGCCCCGATCTCTTCCTCGGGAATGCCCGACTCGGCGATCGCCTTCTGCGCGGCCTTCGCGGCGCCGTCGGAGTTCAGGTGCCCGGGGTCCCACCAGCGCCGCTCGCGGATTCCCGTCAGGGCTTCGAGTTGGCCGGGCTGGAGGAACAGTTTCTTGTACAACGGGGAAAGCCGTTCCTCGATCCAGGTCGAGGTGATGATGTTGTGCGGCAGCTCGTAGCCGATCGATTCGAGAAACACGCGGCTGAATTTCATGGGGTGACGAAAATGCCTTTCTGAAGGCCTCGCGACTGGCGCCTCGCGGACCTCAGAGGCCCGGAACCAACCGGATGGCGAATTCCCTCATGTTATATATCACGCGGCCGTCGACGTGCAAGTATCCTGAACCGCGAACCAGGCGCTGTTCGTCGTCGACCGCGTCGATCACGGCTTCCACCGTCACCAGGCTGTTCGTCGGGATGATCTGGCCGCGATACGACCAGGAGTGGCGCGCGCCCGTCGCGAACGGCTCGAAATGCCACGGCCCGGCCGGAAGCGTGTCTTTCCAGCGGTGCAGGGCCGAGGCTTTGAGCAGCTGCAGGAACGCCTCGAGGCCGAGCGAGCCGGGAATGACCGGGTCCTGGTAGAAATGCGCCTTGAAGAACCATTCGCCGGGGTCGACCCGCTTCGTACCCCGCAGGAAGCCCAGCCCCTTCGGCCCGCCGTCGGGCACGAACAGGTCGATCGAGTCGAGCATGCGATACGAACGTGCGGGAAGCGCGAGGCCGTCTTCCGGCGGCTGATGCGCGTCCCCGGGGTGCAGTGGAGCGGCGTCCGGCCAGTCGGGCGGGGGAACGTGGCGGCCCGTTTCCGCTGCGGTCGGGGTGTACAACTGCGCCCCGCGGATGCCGACCTGGTTGGCCAGCGCGTCCTCGGTGAAGAAGCCGAACACTGTGTCGCCTTCGTAGACCGTCCGGCCCTGGCGCGTGACCTTGAACGTGTAGCCCTGGATGATCATGCCGCCCGACTGGGCGACCTTGGTGACCGCGATGTCGGCGGTGAGCGTGCCGGCGTCGCGCCGCAGGTCTTCGTGCAGGATGGCGTTGCCGTCGAGGTTGCGGAAATGCAGGTTCTCGCGGCTTGTCATGGCCGAACCCATGTAGGCGGCGAGCCAGCCGCAGA is a genomic window of Candidatus Ozemobacteraceae bacterium containing:
- a CDS encoding 3-oxoacyl-ACP synthase III, which translates into the protein MKFSRVFLESIGYELPHNIITSTWIEERLSPLYKKLFLQPGQLEALTGIRERRWWDPGHLNSDGAAKAAQKAIAESGIPEEEIGAVVYGGVCRDNFEPATACGVAAQLGVKASTVIHDVSNACLGVMTGIIDVANRIELGQIKAGIVVACETAREITTIMMDRMLAEGTMEFFKGALATLTGGSGAVGVVLSDGSYGPGRPQLLGAVTMGAPEHHRMCRWGADTHVPPRAPQIMETNAIGLLKHGSELISRIGKAFYSEMNWAAGEVDRLISHQVASANRDAILQGLGLTIDKDFSTFPYLGNMGTVSLPVTAAIAMERGVLNPGLKVSFIGIGSGLNSMMLGWRW